The DNA segment TAGCTCATGGCGAAAAAGTGGGCTACACGATCTTCGAAACGCCCGACCAGCGGCAACTGATGCACCTTGGTCATCCCGAGTACAACGTTGGGCGGATTATTAGCGAAATGGAGCGGGATCAGGCTAGGGGTGATGTCTCACTTCCTGAGAATTTTGATCCGGACCACACTCAAACTCTTTGGCGTTCTCACCGTAATCTTTTGTTCCAACAATGGTTGTGGTTCTGCTACCAGCGCGTATCCTTAATCTATTAGTGAGATTAACGAGTCCTAATCTGATGCTCAAAGTTATCTATTGAACCGACTCAGCAATCACAACTAGTAGGAGAGAATGAAGCTTTGTCTACCGAACGGGTTTGTGAAACTAATTTTGAGGCGGGCCGATCAGCGGATTTGCGATCTAATTCACGCTCCAAAGACATCACCCGTCTTGCTTTAAGGCAATGACGGCAACCACCAAGAGTCTGAAGATGCTTTTCAGGTGTGATGTTGATTTCCTCTACTGGATGATGTCTGCAATAGATCTTGACAGGACTCTTGTAACTCCGCCAAATTACAGAGTCATAACTGTACTGATTTCCAAAACGCTGCTGAGCACGTTTTAGAAACTCATCCCGACTAACGCGTGTTCCCATATAGATGAATGTATAAGAGTGTTTGACTCAAAGGCCAACCTTGTCATCCGAAGTTATGAATGGACTCAGCCAGCATCCTTGCTCCTAGGCCAGATTGGTCACTTCTTCCGGGTTGGCTTTCAGTAAACGAAGCAAGAAAATGGCAACAGCTTCTACGCTACAACATTTGTTGGCAACAACCGATCGTGCAGGTGTATGGCAAATATCATATCGTGCCACGTCAAACAGTTTTTCTCGCGCAGTTAGGATTACGCTATCGCTACAGTGGCTTAGTTCATATTGGCGAAGGATGGCCTGATTGGTGTATACCACTAGTAGAGCAGGTAAGCTATGTTTGCCGGACCTCATTTAACGGCTGTCTGCTGAATCTTTATCGCCACGGCAATGATCATATGGGCTGGCACACCGATAACGAAACTGAGATTGACCAGACTCAACCTATCGCCTCACTTTCCTTAGGATCCACCCGAGACTTTCGACTCAAATATCGGGCCGATCCAACTCAGCAGAAAAGCATTCCGCTCGCGAACGGTGACTTGTTAATCATGCATCCTGGTTGCCAGCAAAGGTGGATACATAGTGTGCCCCAACGCCGAAAAGTAAAAACAGCCCGAATCAATCTTACTTTCCGCCGTTACTTTCAAAAGCGTTGAACTCAAAAGATCACCTAAGGCACGAAACCTCAAAATAATATTGTCAGTGATTATGAGCGCCTCAGAGCAGTAAGGTAAAAAGCAGGAGCTATTGGTACTTCTAAGTAAGCGGTTGTCAGCAATACAGTTACCCAGCCACGAAAAGAGGGAAGAGAACCAAAAACAATCAGATTGCCAACTACTAGGCAACAATCTCTGAACACAACCAATGCTGCAATGCTAGCGGGCTTAATATACTTCCGCATTGAGGCCACTTCTCGACAAAAGCCTCATCACGCTGATAGGTACACTAGAACGCACTAAAGGGATAATCAAATCTCCCACTAGGCTTAGATTATGTTCTACTTTAACCAAAAAATTGATCAGTAAATAGAGAAACAATTTAGGTGGAAAGTGTAGAACAAACACTGTATACGGTACATTGATAGTCTGTGAATGCTTCTGATGTTCCGAAACAGCAATGGTTTACGTAAGCGTGCATACCTTATACAATTCTTCGAAAGTTTCGAATATCTCCATAGCTGCGCCAAGCAAGCTAATGTTTCGACTTTTGGTGCAGAACAAAGTCGACTCGAAATCAAACGCAAGATTAGTTGGTCTTCGATAGATCCAGAGTTCTAGTTTCCTATAATGCACAAAGCTTTGCAAGCACTTCTATTATTCTGAAATAATTGAGAAAATTAAGCGTACAAATCATGCTATCTGACTGAGAAAACGTCGGCTGCGCTCTTCTTTAGCATGATTGAAGAATGTGTCTGGATCTGATGTCTCCACTACTTGGCCCTGGTCTATAAATATCACCCGATCTGCTACCTCTCGGGCAAAGCCAAGTTCGTGAGTCACCACCACCATGGTCATGCTACGGCCGGCCAATCGTCGCATCGCATCCAGCACCTCTTTTACCCACTCAGGGTCTAAAGCACTGGTGGGCTCATCAAAAAGCATTACTTCCGGATTAAGAGCCAAAGCCCGGGCAATGGCGACCCGCTGTTGTTGACCACCACTTAACTGCACTGGATATTTATGAGCTTGCTCGCGGATACCCATTTGATCCAGTAGCTCGATGGCCTGATACTCGGCTTCGAGCTTTGGGCGGTTCTGCACCTTCATAGGCGCCAAGGTGATATTGTCAAGAATCGACAGATGCGGAAAGAGGTTAAATTGTTGAAACACCATTCCCACTCGTCGACGGATCGCACGGACTTGGCGCTCTTCGTGAGCTGCATCTAAGCGAACCCCCAACACATCTAAATCTCCACCATCTAGGGTTTCTAGCCCATTGAATGTGCGAATTAGCGTGCTTTTACCCGAGCCCGAGGGGCCCATCACTACCAGCACTTCCCCTACGCTAACCTCTAGGCTGACGCCATCTAAGACATTTTGACCAGGCAAATAGCTTTTAACTAGGTTGGTAGCACGGATAGCGGTCTTCATTGGATAGAACGGACCGGGTGAAGCTGGATCTCCAGATGACGGGCCAACAAAGCCATTGCCGTACAAGCTAGCCAATAAAATGCAGCTAGCCAAACGTATACTTCGAGGTAACGGCCAATAAAGGCGGGATTCGCTAATAGGCTACGACTGATGCCTAGCAACTCCGCAAGTCCTAAAATTGCTACCAGGCTGGTGTTTTGAAGCAGTCCTACCGCCTGGTTGGTGAGAGCGGGTAGAGCTGCACGTAAGGCTTGAGGCAACACGATAAGTTGCAGAGATTGGCAGGGCGACAAGCCGAGGACCACGGCTGCCTCAAGTTGAGTAGGTGGGATCGACTGAAGACCGCTGCGCACGTCTTCAGCTATGTAAGCCGCCGCAAAAAGGGCGAACGCTAGCACAGCTCGCAGCACCCGATTGATTTCTAATCCCGGGGGAAGAAACAAAGGAATCAATAATTGGCCAAAAAATAACACTGCAATCAACGGAATTGCACGCATCAGCTCGATGTAGACCGTGCTGCTAACGCGCAGTACAGGTAAATCACTGCAACGTCCCAGAGCCAATAGCACCCCAAGCGGCAGAGCCAATAAACCACTGCCAATGGTGAGCAGCAAAGTAAGAGTGAATCCACCCCAGCGCTGAGTCTCCACGGGGAGTAAACCTAATCCCCCGGCAAGCAACCAGATGCCCGCGGGTGCCATTACTATCCAAAGCAACGGCAACGCTTGACGCCAGCCGCCGTGCCGAGGACCCAATAGGGTTATCGCAATTAGAGCAATCACACCAGCAATCCAACACAAAGGACGCCAGCGTTGGTCCTCGGGGTAACTACCCATCGCATAGAGCGGGAGATTTGTAGTCACCACTGTCCAATCAGCCTCATGCAGCAACCAATGCAAGCAAGACCGAGCTGCCCAGCCGATCAGTACCAGTAGCAACAAAGTGAGCGAACGATCAAGCCAACGATTCATTAACGACTTCTCCGCAACTTGGCCAACACGATTCCATTAAGGAACGCCATGCCACTACTAATCAGCAGATTCAACAACAAAAAACTAAGCAGTAACAACAAAAATCCTTCAATGGCGCGGCCTGTCTGAGTGATTGTGGTATCGCTTACGGCATATAAATCGGCGTAGCCGACGGCAATCGCGAGTGTACTGTTCTTTGCTAGATTTAAATATTGGCTGGTAAGTGCAGGCAGTATCGTCGGCAGGGCTTGAGGCAAGACGATCCGACGCAAGCCCAAGCCCTCTGATAAACCAAGGCTTCGAAAGGCTTCCCACTGTCCTTGCGACACAGCGTTAATCCCGCCACGGACGATCTCAGCAATCGACGCTCCCGTAAACACCACTAAACTGATGAGAACAGCACAAAACTCAACACTGAGGTTGAGTCCCAACAGGCGAATACCCTGATTGGAGAAATGGATCAATCCGCCCACCGGAGTGTCTGGCAAACTCAGAAAAGCCACGAAGTACCAAAAGAGCAACTGCAGCAGTAGAGGCACTTGGCGAATCAAGGCCACATAGCCACCTGAGAAACTGCGCAATAGGCGATTCTTGCTGCTGCGAGCCGCACCAGCTGTAACCCCAAGCAGAGTGGCTAGCAACAAGCCAATTGAGATAACCTTGAGGCTGTTGAGCCAGCCGGCTACTAGGGCCCGTGCGTAGCTATTTGTAGGAGAGTAAGGCAACGCGGCTTCACCGAGAGCGAAACCGGCCGGCCGGCCCAACCAGCTGAAATCTAGCCCCAATCCTGTGCGAATCAGATTCACTGTGAGATTGTTTAATAACAATCCGCCCACGATCAGTAACACGACGACGACGTATAGTTGGATAAATAGCCGTCGTTTGCTAGCAATCCGTCGCATCAGGTGAAGGGCGGAGCTATCATCAAACCGCCTTGCGCACTAAGACGATTGGGGCCCCGGGGGATATGTACAGCACTATTAGGGCCGAGATGGCGACTGTAGATCTCACCATAGTTTCCTGTGGCACGAATTACGCGCACAACGAAATCGTTGGGGAGGCTTAACTTGGCTCCTAGTCCGCCTTCGACACCGAGAAAACGACGTAAAGATGCTTGGGATGGGTCTGCTACGGCCTGGTCGAGGACATCTTTGAGGTTCGCCTGAGAAATGCCCCGCTCTTCCGCTTCGATCAGGGCATAAACCACCCAGCTCATCGCATCTACCATACGTTGATCGCCCCCCACAACAGCAGGAGCTAGAGGTTCTTTGCTTAATCGAGTCCTCAGAATTGTGTGTTGTTGTGGATTACTAAATCCAGAACGAACGGATGCCAACTGGGAACGATCTGAGGTCATTGCAGCACACCGACCTTGCAGATAACCACCTACTACCTGATTTAGATCTTGATATTTGATTGGAGTGTAGGGGAGAGACTTGGACGCAAAGGCATCATTCAGATTCTGTTCAGTAGTCGTACCAGACCCCACACAAATCGCTCTTCCTCGTAAATCGCTAATTGAGCGAATACCGCTGGCCGTAGGAACCATTAAACCCTGGCCATCATGAAACACTGTCGGGGCAAAGCTCAAACCGTTGCCACCCTCAGCGTCACGACTGAGGGTGTGCGTGGTATTACGCGATAGCAGATCGATCTCACCAGATCGCAGTGCTGTGAACCGCTCTGGTGCCGTAAGAGGTCGGTACTGCACCTTGGTGCTATCGCCTACAAAGGCCGCTGCTATGGCTTTGCAGATATCCACATCCAAACCGCTGTAGCGACCATCAGGACTGAGAAAACTGAAACCAGGGATTTTTCCGCTAATCCCGCATAGAAGCTTGCCCCTCTGTTGCACTAATTCCAACCTAGAGCCGCTGCCATCACCGAGAGTGGCGCAGCCACTAAGCAAGCCAACTGAACTGGCTAGGACACCGATCAAAATACGAGAAATAGATCGAGTCACCAAGGACAGGACAAATCGGTTCGGAAAGTATCCTGATACCTTTTGGAGATGATCGATGCCGATCATAGAACTCCATAACCAACCATACACTGATCTTGTCGGGCTGAATTTGACAGCAATAGCTAGCACTTGGTAATTAAGATATCGAATATAGCGACAGTGAAAATATGGTCTCTTTCTTAGCGCGCTCTGCAGGAGAAGGTAAAAGTCTTACTCACACTCGTGGCGACATTCGAGCGCTTTGCTTGCTTCTGAGTACCGTTCAAGTGTCATACCCAAATCGTACTCAGACCAATCTGGACAATAAGCGGTTTCGCAAAATGCTTGCCACCCCATCCATGAACCATGGCCTTCAGCCTCTCACCTGAGCATATTAAATCCAGGCAATCGCGGGATTTAGATATTAGGCAGACTCTTGACCTCCAATCCGTTCAAATAAGTCAAGAGTTTCTTTATTCATACCGATTACGTTAACTTCTGAACCACTGAGACGCAGTTTGCGTACTACCCCGTCAAGTGCTGCTACCCCGCTTTGATCCCAAATGTGAGCCTGAGACAGATCTATACTGATCTGCTCAGGATGGTCGTAAATATCAAAACCCTGAGTGAAATAAATGGTGCTCACGAAAAACAGCTGACCGATTACGTGGTAGTGCCATTCTTGATCACTGACCTTTTCTAGTTTTACTTGGATCACCTTGGCAACTTTGCGGCTGAACAAAATACCAGCAAGAGCAACGCCAGCCAAAACGCCAAGCGCAAGATTGTGGGGAGTAGTAAGCATGGTGACTGCGAAGGTCATCACCATCACAGAAGTATCACTCTTGGGGATTCGATGTAGTTTGCGGAGACCGCTGATATCCGCTGTACTCACGGCAATACTGATCATTACAGCCACCAGAGCTGCCATTGGGATCTGTTTCAGCCAAGGTCCCGCACGCAAAATCATGACAAGCAAGCTGACGCCAGAGAAAAAAGTCGAGAGGCGAGTTCGGCCACCATTAACAACATTCATGACCGATTGACCGACTAGCGCACAACCGGCCATGCCGCCAAAGAGAGATGACACGATATTGGCAATACCCTGACCGCGAGCCTCAACGTTTTTATTAGAAGTCGTACCGGTTTTGTTATCAAGGATATCCTGGGTGAGGAAACTCTCCATTAAGCCCACGAGGGAGATAGACAGTGCGGTGGGTAGCACTAGACCAAGGGTTTTGAAGTTGAAGGGAACCCCACTACTTTCGGCGCCAAAAGGAACTCTAAAGACCGGTAAGCCATCCGGAAGGTTGCCCAGACTGCTAACAGTAGGAATGTCAAAGTGGAACCCGATACTGATAGCGGTCAAAACAATGATCGCTATCAGCTGAGAGGGAACTACACGTGTCAGCCGTGGCAATCCATAGATGATCACCAAACCCAGCAATACCAAAGCCCACACCGTCAGCACCTGACCACCGTGAGGCAACAAAAGGTCGGCAACTTGATCTTTCTTCCCTACGTAATTGACCCCAAAACCAAGTTGAGGCAACTGGGCCTGGAAAATTAGCAGAGCTAAAGCATTTACAAATCCACTGAGCACTCCTTGGGGGACAAAACGCATCTGATCTGCGAGGCGCATGTAACCCCAAAGAATTTGAAGTGCCCCTGTTACAAGGCCCGCTACTAACAGGTACTGCACACCCAGGCCTGGTCCGATAGCCTCACCATTGCTTACCAAACCGGTCATCAGGAGCGCTGTAGAGCCGGTTGCGGAGGTGATCATCGCCATCCTTCCACCTACCACTGCAATGGTGAGAGATAGGCAGAATGCGCCGAAGAGACCTACTTCAGGATCAACTCCTGCAATACCGGAAAAAGCAATTGCCTCCGGAATCATGGCGAAGGCTACGACCAACCCTGACAGTAAATCCCTACTGGGATTAGCCAACCACTGATTCACCAGAGTGGAACTGAATCGCTTGGCCATGACCAATGCCGCAGGCTGCCGTGAACGTAAGTCAGAGCGGCGGCAAGTTGCCAGCAGGATCGAACTGTTGCTTTAATGCTTGCAGCCCTGGCAGCCAATACCCAAAGGCCTGTTTGAGCTCGCGTTGATGAAAGGGAAGATGATCATGAAGCTGAGCAAGATGTACGCCCGGACACAGCGGATGCAACACGGACCAAATTGTCTCTAACCACTGCAAACTGCGTTGTCGCATAGCCAAATCCCCGGCAATCCAACTAGCTGTAATCCAGGGTTTCCAAACAGCATCGCGGTGGTGAAACGAGGTAGCATCCTTGGCAGCTAGGGTTGTGGCCCCCCCCAGTTGCTGGCAAGAGAGGCTGCAAGCGGGATGGGGACGCCGCAACATGCAATCTTCCAACAGGGGTATGCAATCTCTCCACCCTTCAGACCGAGCAGGCCCCAGTAAACCCACAACCTCACTATGCAGTCGATCCTTCTCATTCCCTGGTGGAACAAGTGTAGGCAACTGATGCAAGCCACTAATTCCGTAGCACCTGTCAGTACCCGGGTCCTTGCTATGCACCTTCATTAATTCTAACCGATCGTTCGCTCCCCAATGCCACTGCAACGTAGTCGATACATCGGATGCCTCGGCGACTGACATCCAGTCAGGAAGAGCTCTTGGTGGAGCACTGCTTTGTTCAACCCAAAGCGGTGCAAGAGTATGAGTCATAAGACGAACTTCGCTCACTACAGCCAGAAAGGGAGCAGCTCCGCATAAACCACGCCATAGTTCCGATCCCCCATGAAACTCTCGTTGGAGCCAAAATGACTCACCACTACCCCACACTCCGCGAATATCGAGTAGGTGATCAACAGCTAGACCTAACTCGCGACTCCTTGGCCCCATTCCACCGGTCAGAATATAACCAAGTCCGGGCAAACCCGACAATCCTGTAGCAATGGTTTGCTGATAAGGGAGCAAAGCCTGAAGCACCTCTCCCATGCGACACCCACCACCAATCCAGACAGACAGATCAGTATTTTGCCAGGTGATCTGATTCAACTCGGGGCGCAGATTTAACGTCCATTGACCAGCAGCAGCTGATCTTGAACTGGTTCCACCACTACAGATTCGAAATGGCCGTGGCCCGCTCCAATTACTTAGTAAATCCGATAGATCGGAGATCCTTGGATTTAGCAAACCGAGACGGTTGGCATCAGCAGCTTGCGGATTCAGCAGATTAAGAGAGGCCTGATTCATGTCTACATGCCAAATAGGGTCAAACGATTCGTACAGAGAAACAAGCGCCTTGATCGACATCCAAGCTGAATCGGCAAGTGAACGCCTCGGGGTTTTAATCTGCGGCCATGGCAGTCGAAATCATCTTGCTGTTAAAGAATTCGCCCAGATGGTTGAGCAACTGCGACCGCAGCTAGCCCCTATGCCTGTGGAGTACGGCTACCTCGAGTTTGC comes from the Synechococcus sp. M16CYN genome and includes:
- a CDS encoding alpha-ketoglutarate-dependent dioxygenase AlkB, which gives rise to MDSASILAPRPDWSLLPGWLSVNEARKWQQLLRYNICWQQPIVQVYGKYHIVPRQTVFLAQLGLRYRYSGLVHIGEGWPDWCIPLVEQVSYVCRTSFNGCLLNLYRHGNDHMGWHTDNETEIDQTQPIASLSLGSTRDFRLKYRADPTQQKSIPLANGDLLIMHPGCQQRWIHSVPQRRKVKTARINLTFRRYFQKR
- a CDS encoding amino acid ABC transporter ATP-binding protein — its product is MKTAIRATNLVKSYLPGQNVLDGVSLEVSVGEVLVVMGPSGSGKSTLIRTFNGLETLDGGDLDVLGVRLDAAHEERQVRAIRRRVGMVFQQFNLFPHLSILDNITLAPMKVQNRPKLEAEYQAIELLDQMGIREQAHKYPVQLSGGQQQRVAIARALALNPEVMLFDEPTSALDPEWVKEVLDAMRRLAGRSMTMVVVTHELGFAREVADRVIFIDQGQVVETSDPDTFFNHAKEERSRRFLSQIA
- a CDS encoding amino acid ABC transporter permease, which encodes MNRWLDRSLTLLLLVLIGWAARSCLHWLLHEADWTVVTTNLPLYAMGSYPEDQRWRPLCWIAGVIALIAITLLGPRHGGWRQALPLLWIVMAPAGIWLLAGGLGLLPVETQRWGGFTLTLLLTIGSGLLALPLGVLLALGRCSDLPVLRVSSTVYIELMRAIPLIAVLFFGQLLIPLFLPPGLEINRVLRAVLAFALFAAAYIAEDVRSGLQSIPPTQLEAAVVLGLSPCQSLQLIVLPQALRAALPALTNQAVGLLQNTSLVAILGLAELLGISRSLLANPAFIGRYLEVYVWLAAFYWLACTAMALLARHLEIQLHPVRSIQ
- a CDS encoding ABC transporter permease subunit (The N-terminal region of this protein, as described by TIGR01726, is a three transmembrane segment that identifies a subfamily of ABC transporter permease subunits, which specificities that include histidine, arginine, glutamine, glutamate, L-cystine (sic), the opines (in Agrobacterium) octopine and nopaline, etc.), encoding MRRIASKRRLFIQLYVVVVLLIVGGLLLNNLTVNLIRTGLGLDFSWLGRPAGFALGEAALPYSPTNSYARALVAGWLNSLKVISIGLLLATLLGVTAGAARSSKNRLLRSFSGGYVALIRQVPLLLQLLFWYFVAFLSLPDTPVGGLIHFSNQGIRLLGLNLSVEFCAVLISLVVFTGASIAEIVRGGINAVSQGQWEAFRSLGLSEGLGLRRIVLPQALPTILPALTSQYLNLAKNSTLAIAVGYADLYAVSDTTITQTGRAIEGFLLLLLSFLLLNLLISSGMAFLNGIVLAKLRRSR
- a CDS encoding amino acid ABC transporter substrate-binding protein, with the protein product MIGIDHLQKVSGYFPNRFVLSLVTRSISRILIGVLASSVGLLSGCATLGDGSGSRLELVQQRGKLLCGISGKIPGFSFLSPDGRYSGLDVDICKAIAAAFVGDSTKVQYRPLTAPERFTALRSGEIDLLSRNTTHTLSRDAEGGNGLSFAPTVFHDGQGLMVPTASGIRSISDLRGRAICVGSGTTTEQNLNDAFASKSLPYTPIKYQDLNQVVGGYLQGRCAAMTSDRSQLASVRSGFSNPQQHTILRTRLSKEPLAPAVVGGDQRMVDAMSWVVYALIEAEERGISQANLKDVLDQAVADPSQASLRRFLGVEGGLGAKLSLPNDFVVRVIRATGNYGEIYSRHLGPNSAVHIPRGPNRLSAQGGLMIAPPFT
- a CDS encoding SulP family inorganic anion transporter, whose protein sequence is MAKRFSSTLVNQWLANPSRDLLSGLVVAFAMIPEAIAFSGIAGVDPEVGLFGAFCLSLTIAVVGGRMAMITSATGSTALLMTGLVSNGEAIGPGLGVQYLLVAGLVTGALQILWGYMRLADQMRFVPQGVLSGFVNALALLIFQAQLPQLGFGVNYVGKKDQVADLLLPHGGQVLTVWALVLLGLVIIYGLPRLTRVVPSQLIAIIVLTAISIGFHFDIPTVSSLGNLPDGLPVFRVPFGAESSGVPFNFKTLGLVLPTALSISLVGLMESFLTQDILDNKTGTTSNKNVEARGQGIANIVSSLFGGMAGCALVGQSVMNVVNGGRTRLSTFFSGVSLLVMILRAGPWLKQIPMAALVAVMISIAVSTADISGLRKLHRIPKSDTSVMVMTFAVTMLTTPHNLALGVLAGVALAGILFSRKVAKVIQVKLEKVSDQEWHYHVIGQLFFVSTIYFTQGFDIYDHPEQISIDLSQAHIWDQSGVAALDGVVRKLRLSGSEVNVIGMNKETLDLFERIGGQESA
- a CDS encoding FAD-binding protein, whose amino-acid sequence is MSIKALVSLYESFDPIWHVDMNQASLNLLNPQAADANRLGLLNPRISDLSDLLSNWSGPRPFRICSGGTSSRSAAAGQWTLNLRPELNQITWQNTDLSVWIGGGCRMGEVLQALLPYQQTIATGLSGLPGLGYILTGGMGPRSRELGLAVDHLLDIRGVWGSGESFWLQREFHGGSELWRGLCGAAPFLAVVSEVRLMTHTLAPLWVEQSSAPPRALPDWMSVAEASDVSTTLQWHWGANDRLELMKVHSKDPGTDRCYGISGLHQLPTLVPPGNEKDRLHSEVVGLLGPARSEGWRDCIPLLEDCMLRRPHPACSLSCQQLGGATTLAAKDATSFHHRDAVWKPWITASWIAGDLAMRQRSLQWLETIWSVLHPLCPGVHLAQLHDHLPFHQRELKQAFGYWLPGLQALKQQFDPAGNLPPL